A region of Candidatus Reconcilbacillus cellulovorans DNA encodes the following proteins:
- a CDS encoding acetyl-CoA carboxylase biotin carboxylase subunit, with protein MKFRKVLVANRGEIAVRVIRACRELGIQTVAVYSEADRDALHVRLADEAYCIGPAAAKNSYLNMTNIVSVAALTGVDAIHPGYGFLSENADFAEICEKCGIAFIGPSPDAIAKMGDKSTARSTVRSAGVPVVPGSGDLVDDVEEAVRVAREIGYPVMIKATAGGGGKGIRVASDEAELRRLIATAQSEAQSAFGNAGVYLEKYLTGMKHVEIQVLGDAHGNVVHLGERDCSVQRRRQKLVEEAPCPIMTPDVRRKMGEAAVRAARAVRYRGAGTVEFLLGPDGNFYFLEMNTRIQVEHPVTEMVTGIDIVKEMIRIAEGEPLSFRQEDVRFDGWSIECRINAEDPDRQFMPAPGQVRFYLPPGGPGVRVDSAVYSGYSIPPHYDSMVAKLIVHAKTREEAIARMKRALQEFVVDGIPTTIPFHLRVMDHPVFRDGTFDIRFLEEHLFHEPQPAAAGSGRG; from the coding sequence ATGAAATTCCGAAAAGTTCTGGTCGCCAACCGCGGAGAGATCGCCGTGCGCGTCATCCGTGCGTGCCGTGAACTCGGCATCCAGACGGTGGCGGTCTATTCGGAAGCCGACCGAGATGCGCTGCACGTCCGGCTGGCGGATGAGGCTTATTGCATCGGGCCTGCGGCCGCCAAGAACAGTTACCTCAATATGACGAACATCGTCAGCGTCGCCGCGTTGACCGGCGTCGACGCGATCCATCCGGGGTACGGCTTTTTGTCCGAGAACGCGGATTTCGCCGAGATCTGCGAAAAATGCGGCATCGCTTTCATCGGCCCGTCCCCGGATGCCATCGCCAAGATGGGCGACAAGTCGACTGCCCGCTCGACGGTGCGGTCCGCCGGCGTGCCGGTCGTTCCGGGTTCGGGCGATCTGGTCGACGACGTGGAGGAAGCGGTGCGCGTCGCGCGTGAGATCGGTTATCCCGTCATGATCAAGGCGACGGCCGGCGGCGGAGGCAAGGGCATCCGCGTCGCTTCCGACGAGGCCGAGCTGCGCCGGCTGATCGCGACGGCCCAGTCGGAAGCACAGTCGGCGTTCGGCAATGCCGGCGTGTATTTGGAAAAATATTTGACCGGCATGAAACACGTCGAGATTCAAGTGCTGGGCGACGCTCACGGCAATGTCGTCCATCTCGGAGAACGCGACTGTTCGGTGCAGCGCAGGCGGCAAAAGCTGGTGGAAGAGGCGCCTTGTCCGATCATGACGCCGGACGTCCGGCGGAAAATGGGAGAAGCCGCCGTTCGGGCTGCGCGCGCGGTCCGTTATCGCGGCGCGGGGACGGTCGAGTTTCTGCTCGGGCCGGACGGAAATTTCTATTTCTTGGAAATGAACACGCGCATTCAGGTCGAGCATCCGGTCACCGAGATGGTGACGGGCATCGACATCGTCAAGGAAATGATCCGCATCGCCGAGGGCGAACCGCTCTCGTTTCGCCAGGAGGACGTCCGGTTCGACGGATGGTCGATCGAATGCCGCATCAACGCCGAGGACCCCGATCGCCAATTCATGCCGGCGCCGGGACAAGTGCGATTTTATTTGCCCCCGGGTGGGCCTGGGGTGCGCGTGGACAGCGCCGTCTACTCCGGTTATTCGATTCCGCCGCATTACGACTCGATGGTGGCCAAATTGATTGTGCACGCCAAGACGCGGGAGGAAGCGATCGCGCGGATGAAGCGTGCGCTTCAGGAGTTCGTCGTCGACGGTATTCCGACGACGATCCCGTTTCATCTGCGGGTGATGGATCATCCCGTGTTCCGCGACGGGACGTTCGACATTCGGTTTTTGGAAGAACACCTTTTCCACGAACCGCAACCGGCCGCCGCCGGCAGTGGGCGTGGATGA
- a CDS encoding alkaline-shock protein, whose translation MDVVSPEGIRTEIGSIRIDPEVIAIIAGLAAVEIEGVAGMSGGLAGGIAEWLGRKNLSKGVKVQVAGHEVSVEVSIIVEFGHRIPEVAGRIQQNVRHAIESMTGLRVAEVNVHVHDVHFRQADRAEESESGHRLK comes from the coding sequence ATGGATGTCGTTTCCCCGGAAGGAATTCGGACGGAAATCGGAAGTATCCGGATCGATCCGGAAGTCATCGCGATTATCGCGGGTCTGGCCGCGGTCGAGATCGAAGGCGTCGCCGGCATGAGCGGCGGGCTGGCAGGCGGAATCGCGGAATGGCTCGGAAGGAAAAATCTCTCAAAGGGTGTTAAAGTACAGGTCGCCGGACATGAAGTGTCGGTCGAGGTGTCGATCATCGTCGAGTTCGGGCACCGGATTCCGGAAGTGGCGGGGAGAATCCAGCAGAACGTCAGGCACGCGATCGAGTCGATGACCGGATTGCGCGTCGCGGAAGTCAACGTCCACGTCCACGACGTGCATTTCCGCCAGGCGGACAGGGCGGAGGAATCGGAATCAGGTCATCGGCTAAAGTGA